The following coding sequences lie in one uncultured Desulfovibrio sp. genomic window:
- the trsS gene encoding radical SAM (seleno)protein TrsS codes for MTLRRTQSLCPVCLRRVEATYERSVKDALTVVLRKTCPDHGTFSVPVWREAKPGAVATPPFAAWSRPKSPSYPANPHTPIRDGCPFDCGLCPAHAQHTCTGLFEVTMRCDMACPVCYASAGSMSNQSFEEAGDVPLSVIAAQMDTLKGASGPCNVQISGGEPTMRHDLPQIITLARQRGFGLVQINTNGLRLSREQGYAHELREAGLDSVYLQWDGVRESSFTSLRGRECLDFKRRAVRNCAEAGLGVVLVATLVRGVNDGELGDLLRMALELGPAVRGLHMQPAAFFGRYPWSLEEAPRLTLPEVMGALARQAPEMVSPSHLHPPGCENELCSFSAVYRRVQKNGAPSLEWLADAGQSCCSPAPRAAGAEVPPPAEDGARKAKQFVALHWKGDSGGESACACGGASGPDSGNAGNNASADGFSRFLAQAGAEQRFTLSAMAFQDALSLDLDRVRGCCIHVVRPDGRMIPFCLHNLTASDGTRLYGDA; via the coding sequence ATGACCTTACGCCGCACTCAGAGTCTTTGCCCCGTGTGCCTACGCCGGGTAGAGGCCACTTACGAGCGATCGGTCAAGGATGCACTCACTGTCGTACTGCGCAAAACCTGCCCGGATCACGGCACGTTCAGTGTCCCCGTATGGCGGGAAGCCAAGCCCGGTGCAGTTGCCACGCCGCCCTTTGCAGCATGGTCGCGGCCCAAAAGCCCTTCCTACCCGGCCAATCCGCACACGCCCATCCGCGATGGCTGCCCCTTTGACTGCGGCCTTTGCCCTGCCCACGCACAGCATACCTGCACAGGCCTGTTTGAGGTGACCATGCGTTGCGACATGGCCTGCCCTGTGTGCTATGCATCTGCTGGTTCCATGTCGAATCAAAGTTTTGAAGAGGCGGGAGACGTGCCGCTGAGCGTGATTGCCGCGCAGATGGATACCCTCAAGGGCGCGTCCGGCCCCTGCAATGTGCAGATATCCGGCGGGGAACCGACAATGCGCCATGACCTGCCACAGATCATCACGCTTGCGCGGCAACGCGGCTTTGGGCTGGTGCAGATCAATACCAACGGGCTGCGCTTGTCGCGCGAGCAGGGTTATGCCCATGAACTGCGCGAGGCGGGGCTTGATTCCGTCTACCTGCAATGGGACGGCGTGCGCGAAAGCAGCTTTACAAGCCTGCGGGGTAGGGAATGCCTCGATTTCAAGCGCCGCGCCGTGCGCAACTGCGCAGAGGCCGGGCTTGGCGTGGTGCTGGTGGCAACCCTTGTGCGCGGCGTCAACGATGGTGAACTGGGCGATCTGCTGCGCATGGCGCTGGAACTTGGCCCCGCGGTGCGGGGTCTGCACATGCAACCAGCCGCCTTTTTTGGGCGCTACCCCTGGAGTTTGGAGGAAGCCCCGCGCCTGACCCTGCCCGAAGTGATGGGCGCGCTTGCCCGGCAGGCGCCGGAAATGGTCAGCCCCAGTCACCTGCACCCACCCGGATGTGAGAACGAGCTGTGTTCCTTCAGTGCAGTGTACCGGCGGGTGCAGAAAAACGGCGCACCTTCGCTGGAATGGCTGGCCGATGCGGGGCAGTCGTGTTGCTCTCCAGCACCGAGGGCCGCTGGCGCGGAAGTGCCTCCGCCCGCTGAGGACGGGGCGCGTAAGGCCAAGCAGTTTGTGGCCCTGCACTGGAAGGGCGACAGCGGCGGGGAATCTGCCTGCGCCTGTGGGGGCGCATCTGGCCCTGACTCTGGCAACGCAGGCAACAATGCCAGTGCGGACGGCTTCAGTCGGTTTCTGGCTCAGGCCGGGGCAGAGCAGCGCTTCACGCTTTCGGCCATGGCCTTTCAGGATGCCCTGAGCCTCGACCTTGACCGCGTGCGCGGCTGCTGCATCCATGTAGTGCGGCCTGACGGGCGCATGATTCCGTTCTGCCTGCACAACCTCACTGCCAGCGACGGCACGCGCCTGTATGGTGACGCCTAG
- a CDS encoding DVU_1555 family C-GCAxxG-C-C protein, translating into MNPMMMELLPLVHQGYCCSQLLLLLMLQAQDRQNPGVVRAAQGLCHGIGQSDGPCGLLTGGACALALVAGKGAEDEIPHPMLTPLLNDYATWFYDRTEAYGGQRCGQIAAGLGATSGAAGEQPNPVACGDLLAECWGKIMELVQSYELDLTEKA; encoded by the coding sequence ATGAATCCCATGATGATGGAATTGCTACCCCTGGTGCATCAGGGCTATTGTTGCAGCCAGTTACTGCTCCTGCTCATGTTGCAGGCTCAGGACAGGCAGAATCCCGGCGTGGTGCGCGCCGCGCAGGGGCTGTGCCATGGCATCGGTCAATCGGACGGCCCTTGCGGCCTTTTGACGGGAGGTGCCTGCGCCCTGGCTCTGGTTGCGGGTAAAGGAGCGGAAGATGAAATTCCGCATCCCATGCTCACGCCTCTGCTCAATGATTACGCCACATGGTTTTATGACCGCACGGAAGCTTACGGTGGTCAGCGTTGCGGGCAGATTGCGGCTGGGCTTGGCGCGACTTCCGGCGCTGCGGGCGAGCAGCCAAACCCTGTGGCCTGCGGCGACTTGCTGGCGGAATGCTGGGGAAAAATCATGGAACTGGTTCAGAGTTACGAGCTGGATCTGACGGAAAAGGCATGA
- a CDS encoding DVU_1557 family redox protein produces MSMGPNYGPDGGQWVCGRCHVALEQVKVPVFYLNSAFDVFLPRCPKCGLTQVPKSLAEGKMLEVEALLEDK; encoded by the coding sequence ATGAGCATGGGGCCAAACTACGGGCCGGACGGCGGCCAGTGGGTGTGCGGGCGTTGCCACGTTGCCCTTGAGCAGGTGAAGGTTCCGGTTTTTTATCTCAACAGCGCCTTTGACGTGTTTTTGCCGCGCTGCCCCAAGTGCGGGCTGACGCAGGTGCCCAAGTCTCTGGCCGAAGGCAAGATGCTTGAGGTGGAAGCACTGCTGGAAGATAAATGA
- the trsM gene encoding DVU_1556 family methyltransferase, protein MNALWERPDFRRAAGDAWRPGGVELTRRALAWCASGGLLAPGGLVLDLGSGAGATLRLLTQMGYRAVGLDKCAEAGFPSGGSPSVNAPHSDDCRIVRADLERPPLAADSCDGIVCECVLSLLRNPLAALRAACRALRPGGAMVISDLMLRPGYERPVSSGCSGTGPSRSGCSCSGHASGLQSSSPQSSPLKSETAQALPVEYTAPGSSCLAGARPESVWRGLVEAAGLHLLHYEDNSRALVELAARMIWYGDDATRPAANHGSNGCACGGASPDKAWRAYGYGLWIARKETL, encoded by the coding sequence ATGAACGCACTGTGGGAAAGGCCGGACTTTCGCCGCGCAGCTGGTGACGCATGGCGTCCCGGTGGCGTGGAACTGACGCGCCGCGCCCTTGCGTGGTGCGCTTCTGGGGGCCTGCTTGCGCCCGGCGGGCTGGTTCTTGACCTTGGCAGCGGGGCAGGGGCGACATTACGCCTGCTTACGCAGATGGGCTACCGCGCCGTGGGGCTGGACAAATGCGCCGAAGCGGGCTTTCCCAGCGGTGGAAGCCCCTCAGTCAACGCGCCACATAGTGATGATTGTCGCATTGTGCGGGCCGACCTTGAGCGCCCGCCGCTGGCTGCGGATTCCTGCGACGGCATAGTGTGCGAGTGCGTTCTTTCCTTGTTGCGCAATCCCCTTGCGGCCTTGCGCGCCGCCTGCCGCGCCCTGCGCCCCGGCGGGGCGATGGTGATCAGCGACCTCATGCTGCGGCCAGGCTATGAACGCCCTGTTAGCTCTGGCTGCTCTGGTACAGGTCCTTCCCGCTCCGGTTGTTCCTGTTCCGGTCACGCAAGCGGATTGCAGTCAAGCTCGCCCCAATCCAGCCCGCTGAAATCAGAGACGGCTCAAGCCCTTCCGGTGGAATACACTGCGCCGGGTTCATCGTGCCTTGCGGGTGCGCGGCCTGAATCAGTGTGGCGCGGGCTTGTGGAAGCGGCGGGCCTGCACTTGCTGCACTATGAGGACAACAGCCGCGCTCTGGTGGAGCTGGCCGCCCGCATGATCTGGTACGGTGATGACGCAACCCGGCCCGCGGCGAATCACGGCAGCAATGGTTGCGCGTGCGGGGGCGCATCTCCCGACAAAGCTTGGCGAGCCTATGGATACGGTCTTTGGATTGCCCGAAAGGAGACGCTATGA